The Jannaschia sp. GRR-S6-38 genomic interval TGGCCGTCTCGGCTCTGCTCATTCCGTCCGTCATCGATCACTGGCAAGCGAAGCAGGGGATCGTCCGGACCGTCGACATAGCCGAGGTCGAGCAGGCATTGACCGGCACGCGAGATCTTCAGAACGAGGCTCGGTCGAAGCGGCCGGAGGTCGGGGGTCAAGGGTGCCTAACATGACCGCTCAATCCGTCCTGACGATGGGGCGCTTGAACGGCTGGCACAAGGCTCTTGGTAACAACCTTGCCGGCGGCATCACCAGGATCCTGCGCAGAGCCCTCATGGGCCGCGCGGATCACCGGAGTCTCAGCGCCTCGCTCCGACGAAAGAGGCAAGGCGATTTTTTGGCCTGTAGGAGTTCGCAGCCCCGCTGTCCGGATGCGTCAGGCAACTGGCCACCGCGCAAGCCCATGATGGATCAAGCGGGAAGCTGCCGGACGTCGGCGTCGGCCCGTGCAGTCACCTTGACCATCAGACAGATCTGACGCGAGGTCACGCCACGGGTAGCAACACGCCCCCCAAAGGCAAATGAGCATTTGCTCTCGCCCGGCCGCTCGCGCGGTCGGGTGTCTTTTCCGTCGCTACGGAGCAGACTGGTTCCATTTGGGACGCGCCCGAACCGAGGCGCGCGTCGGCGCGTTCATGTAAGATGCATGTAAAACTCTGTAGATCTTTGCATTTTCGCAAGAGCGCCCTCAGGTGCTTATGTCCGGATTTGGGCACGTTTGCCCTCGTTTGGCCGGAGTCCCGGCGCGTGATGCATGCATCGGAGATCCAAAGAGGACCGTCATCATGCGACTGGAACAAGTAGTTCACTACGGATCGCGCCTTGCGCTTGCCGCGGCGATCCTCGCAGGGACACACTTCGCCATGGTCGGTGCGGAAGCCTACGGTTTCGACAGCATCGCCGATGTCTTCGGCTCCTATACCAATCCGGACGCTGTCGTGGTCGCCTACGCGATCTGGATCGTGAACGCCGCGTTGGTCATTCTCCTGGGCCTGCGCCTCCAATCCTTCTTCCTCACGGCCGTCGGAATGAGCATGAGCGCTTCGTCCGTCGCAACGCTGGTCGGCTGGAGCTCGGTCTTCGCGGCTGTGGCCATTGTCGCCGCCTGTATGCCGTTCGTCTTGAAGGCGACCGTTTCGTCCCGATCAACCGGAGCTGCTATGCCCTTCTCGCGTTTCGACACGGTCGTGGCGCGGCGCAATATCGCGGACGACCTCATCCGCATAGCTCGTCTGCGCCGGCTCGCCGGCCTTCGCCGGCGCGCCGGTATTGCGGGGAAGTTGCAGCGGCAGGCGCGACGCATGTCGTCACCGATTGATTGCATTCCTCAGCAGATCAGCTGCTGAGGGATACCCAATATCGCCAAACCTGCATCAGGTGGAACAGCTGCATCTATCTAGGGCGGTTTCCGATGTGCCGGATCGCCTATCTCATCTGGACCACCGATGCGGCGCTGGTCCTGCTTCTCGCCTGCGTTACTCGATCGGCTGCAATTGGCGTTATGAGCCTTGCGCTGGCGATGGCCACGATCCTCATCGCGCTCGGTTGGATCTCGACGCCGGAAGGGATTGTCGTTGTCACGATCATTGCAACGGCCGTCGCGAAGCCCGACCACGCGGCGGCGAAGGCCCAGTGGCAGCTTGGGGCCGGCCACTACCGACCGGCCCGATATCTCAGAGCTCCACCGCTTCCGCGATGGCGAGCGCATCTTCGAGCTCGACGCCGAGGTAGCGCACCGCGCTATCCATCTTCGTATAGCCGAGCAGGAGCTGCACCGCGCGGAGGTTGCCAGTCTTGCGATATATCTGCGCCACCTTGGTCCGACGCATCGAATGGGTGCCGTAGGCGCTTGGCTCGAGACCAATGGAGGTCACCCAGTCCTGCACGAGGCGGGCGTATTGCCTTGTCGAAATATGCCGGCGTTCGTGAAAGCGCCCCGGCCAGAGATGCTCCGACCCGACCATCAGCGGAGTTTCGAGCCAAGTCGCGATGGCTTTTCGCGTCCCCTCGGTGATTTCGAAGCTGACCGGCCTCTGGGTTTTGCTCTGGACGATCGAAGCGCGGTGTTTGACCTGTCCGGCCGCATACACGTCAATGACCTGCATTTTCACCAGGTCGCATCCTCGCAACTTGCTGTCGATCGCGAGATTGAAGAGAGCAAGCTCATGGGTCCGCTGAGCGATCTCGAGGCGGACCCGGATCGCCCATACATGCTTTGGCTCGAGCGGACGCTTCTGACCAACGATGCGGCCTTTGTTCCAAGCGGGACGGCAGGCGCGGATGGCTGGCAGGTTTGTAGTCGGCAAGACGGTTCCTCCGATCCACCACGCCCGCCACGTCTTCAGCATCATGCCGACGGCCGAACGTACCAGATCCGCCGCGCTGCGGTGGGATCACGGCGGGCCAAGCCTGCCGCACCGCCGCATTACGGCTTTGAGCCCAGAGCGGTCGCCGCGCCGTCGCATAGCATTCGGCATTGTGGGCGAGCCGCGATCTTTGGCTTCGGTAGCGAACGGGCTGCGCATCGCAATCCTGCTGGCTAAGGGCGCATCGGATCACCTACCAATCGGCTCCAGACCCTGCTGCGTCTCTGGCCTCGCGAGCCGAGGCTCCAGCGCGGCACGCCGCTCGCGTCAGAACCGCAATCCGAAGAGTACCATCGCCAGCGGCACCGGAGAGACGGCAAGCGCGATTGTCGCGACGGTCGCGAGCGGCGAAAAGATGCCGCTGAGGCCCGCCATGAGCATGATACCACCCCCGCCGCCGATGACCGAATTCCCGGGCGTGTTCACAGCCAGAGCAAGCGCGAGATAACGATAGCGGATCGCAAGCCGCAGCGCGCGCGCCGACTGCCCGTCCAGCAGCATCGCAAGACGATCGTCGCCCGACAGGGGCGCGGCCCGGGCGACGAGGTCCGCGGCCCGGTGCATCCGAATGGCCGACAGGACCCGCCGCAACAGGTCGATGGGCAGGAACCGCCCCGCCGTGTAGGCGAGGATCATGGACGCCACAGTGCAGATATATATCAGCGGAGCGATGGCCGCGCCGAAGGCCGCGAGCATGGCCAGCCCGATCTCGGCTCCCGGAACGAAGGGAAGCGCCAGCAGCCCGATATAGGCTGCCGAGCCGAGCATGATCATGCGGTGAACCTGCTGTTCGTTATCGGGTCGGATCTGCAGATTCAGCGCGTCGCGGACGATGTGTGCGCCCCAACTGGCCAGCACCAGTACGGCGACAAGGATGGCGACGCGAAAAACGATACCGCCCAGCGAAGGATCTGCCGGGCGCATGGCGCGGATCTCAGCCGGAAACGGCGATCGCGGCGTCGAAATCGGTGGCCGTGCCCGACGCCTCGAGCGCGATCTGGTTGGTCCAGTACCAGCGGCGGGTCGTCCATGTTCCTTCAAGCGTGATCGTATCGCCGACGACCTGGCCGTAGAACACCACCGTGTGCGGTGCATCAGGACAAATGGTGGTTGCCGTGAAATGGATCACGTCGTCGATGACCTTGGTCCGGTAATCAGACCAGCCGAAATCACAATAGTTCTGGCAGTCAACCGACTGGAAGGTCCCATCGCGGAACAACAGTTCGTCCTCGAGGACTGCACCGCTTTCAATGTCGGAGCCCAGAACCACGAAGGCCCGGCCGTCCAGCGCGCCGCTCGATGACCATGCGCCTTCGGGCACCTGCAGGTCGGGAATGTCCTCGTTCATCACCGACATCGTTGCGGCCCCCGTGCCGAGCGTCGCGAGCCCGATTGCGACCACTTGAAGGATCTGGGTCATGACGATCTCCATCGGATGTCTGAATTTGACGTCTGTCGAGGGCAGGTGACGTCCTCACGCTATTGCACGGTGTGGCCACAGACAAAACGAAAATTGCGCATTCAAGTTGCCAGCACCGGCTTCGAGCGAAGGATGAGCAGGTCGGATCATGCATGCCCGTTTTATCATTCCGGCGATGATCCGACCTGCCGCTTGGGCCCTGACCCGCCCTTGCACTTGCGCGCCTTGGGCGGCTGTCTGTCTCATTCGACCCCGAGGACTTCTGA includes:
- a CDS encoding tyrosine-type recombinase/integrase, which translates into the protein MPTTNLPAIRACRPAWNKGRIVGQKRPLEPKHVWAIRVRLEIAQRTHELALFNLAIDSKLRGCDLVKMQVIDVYAAGQVKHRASIVQSKTQRPVSFEITEGTRKAIATWLETPLMVGSEHLWPGRFHERRHISTRQYARLVQDWVTSIGLEPSAYGTHSMRRTKVAQIYRKTGNLRAVQLLLGYTKMDSAVRYLGVELEDALAIAEAVEL